A genomic stretch from Leishmania donovani BPK282A1 complete genome, chromosome 36 includes:
- a CDS encoding vacuolar protein sorting-associated protein-like protein produces MASIEIPPEDRQHIDYLADLFAVIVAIEQIEKANRRDLINQDQYDTTVRRLLEKYKNTVAHLQGARNPYFTTIDDFFDKYCARFLAARATIRDGPMSSPNENNARFLARQSVECSDHFITLLDSLRLQQTSVDVLNPPLGDLLQVLRKLGLSKEEFCVRLQNWQRRLDSMSAADMLDESAARDFAYDLDRGYACFKAFLESDPTLSTRR; encoded by the coding sequence ATGGCGTCGATTGAAATTCCGCCTGAGGATCGGCAGCATATCGACTACCTCGCCGATCTTTTTGCCGTCATCGTTGCCATCGAGCAGATCGAGAAGGCCAACCGCCGAGACCTGATCAATCAAGACCAGTACGACACCACAGTTCGTAGGCTTCTGGAGAAGTACAAGAATACCGTAGCGCACCTGCAGGGCGCACGCAACCCGTACTTCACGACGATCGATGACTTCTTTGACAAGTACTGCGCGCGCTTTCTGGCGGCACGGGCGACGATCCGGGACGGTCCGATGAGCAGCCCGAATGAAAACAACGCTCGCTTTCTCGCGCGTCAGTCGGTGGAGTGTAGCGACCACTTCATCACCTTGCTTGACTctctgcgcctccagcagaCCTCCGTCGATGTTCTTAACCCACCTCTCGGCGACCTTCTGCAAGTCTTGCGAAAGCTGGGCCTGAGCAAGGAGGAGTTCTGCGTGCGCCTGCAGAATTGGCAGCGACGTCTGGACAGCATGAGCGCCGCGGACATGTTGGACGAGTCCGCGGCGCGTGACTTCGCCTACGACCTAGATCGCGGGTATGCCTGCTTTAAGGCGTTCTTGGAGAGTGATCCGACGCTGTCCACGCGAAGgtag
- a CDS encoding aldehyde dehydrogenase, putative, which yields MTQYFEVKNPATGAVVGKYMQQQASDIAKAVANARVAQKAWAQLTYDQRAVHLKRMKAFLAANAERATDVIVSCSGKTRQDALATEVLSGVLACDWYAKNTKRVLAPQKLPVGSILFSNKSNTIHYEPVGVVGIISPWNYPFSIPFGEVLMGLMAGNAVLLKVATNSTPVGCFIEEVVQAAELPVGLFQHLIVSGAEAGRALLEAGINKLFFTGSVGVGKKLMAEAAKTLTPVSLELGGNDPMLVLKDASIERAVNCACWGGYQNAGQSCGGVERIYVDESIYPEFLAQLKAKTEALRHGPDTGAFDVDIGCLTTKGQYETIAAQVKEALAQGATIEAQSRPSANCPKDGLFYPATVLSGCTPSMRIMKEETFGPILPVVPFKTEEEGIQMANDCTMALTSSVHSRNMKHAKEVAMRLESGVVTINDHLYSHGMSEAPWGGWKESGIGRTHGYLGLKEMVNAKCINSDLMPSGLLPRNLWWYPFTRETDAMLRNVLSFVAPTSICKMLSSLWYIITHCRYMFHPWEIKSTPK from the coding sequence ATGACGCAGTACTTCGAGGTCAAGAACCCGGCCACGGGTGCGGTAGTGGGCAAGtacatgcagcagcaggcatcCGATATTGCAAAGGCTGTCGCGAACGCACGGGTGGCGCAGAAAGCGTGGGCTCAGCTCACGTACGACCAGCGAGCAGTGCACCTGAAAAGGATGAAAgccttcctcgccgccaacgccgagCGCGCGACCGACGTGATCGTGTCTTGCAGCGGTAAGACTCGCCAGGATGCGCTCGCGACGGAGGTGCTCTCAGGAGTTCTGGCGTGCGACTGGTATGCCAAGAACACCAAGAGGGTGCTGGCACCGCAAAAGCTGCCGGTCGGCTCCATTTTATTCTCTAACAAGTCGAACACAATCCACTACGAGCCGGTGGGCGTTGTCGGCATCATCTCTCCGTGGAACTACCCCTTCTCCATCCCGTTCGGTGAGGTACTGATGGGGCTGATGGCCGGCAATGCGGTACTGCTGAAGGTGGCTACGAACTCCACTCCTGTCGGCTGCTTCATTGAAGAAgtggtgcaggcggcggagTTGCCGGTGGGACTGTTTCAGCATCTCatcgtcagcggcgccgaggccggccgggcgctgctggaggctgGTATCAACAAGCTCTTCTTTActggcagcgtcggcgtTGGCAAGAAGCTCATGGCCGAGGCAGCCAAGACGCTGACCCCGGTGTCCCTGGAGCTCGGCGGCAACGACCCGATGTTGGTACTCAAGGACGCCTCGATTGAGCGTGCCGTAAACTGTGCTTGCTGGGGTGGCTATCAGAACGCCGGCcagagctgcggcggcgtggagcGCATCTACGTGGATGAGTCCATCTACCCCGAGTTCCTTGCCCAGCTGAAGGCAAAgacagaggcgctgcgccatgGCCCGGACACCGGCGCCTTTGATGTGGACATAGGTTGCCTCACAACCAAGGGTCAGTACGAAACGATTGCTGCGCAGGTGAAAGAGGCTCTGGCGCAGGGTGCCACGATTGAGGCGCAGAGCCGCCCTAGCGCGAACTGCCCCAAGGACGGTCTCTTCTACCCAGCCACGGTCCTCAGCGGCTGCACGCCATCGATGAGAATCATGAAGGAAGAGACCTTCGGCCCGATCCTCCCCGTGGTACCCTTcaagacggaggaggagggcatcCAGATGGCGAACGACTGCACCATGGCCCTCACGAGCAGTGTGCACTCTCGCAATATGAAACATGCCAAGGAGGTGGCGATGCGGCTGGAGAGCGGCGTAGTCACCATCAACGATCACCTCTACTCTCACGGAATGTCGGAAGCGccgtggggtgggtggaagGAGAGCGGAATCGGCCGTACGCACGGCTACCTGGGGTTGAAGGAGATGGTGAATGCAAAGTGCATCAACTCGGATCTGATGCCCTCCGGCTTGCTGCCCCGCAATCTCTGGTGGTACCCGTTCACTCGCGAAACAGACGCGATGCTCCGCAACGTGCTGTCCTTTGTTGCCCCCACGAGCATCTGCAAGATGCTGTCGAGCCTGTGGTACATCATCACGCACTGCAGGTATATGTTCCATCCATGGGAGATAAAGAGCACGCCGAAATGA
- a CDS encoding helicase, putative translates to MDDVKKDDDCSTLRALVSSTSELHPGGGANRDDDDMSELVPLLQRSRSQRFPPPSFALAPAVPLPLWQRVALSSLQSREASLLSQRKFRHIRQSLVRDLGRYHVELQERAEKQRQQQREARVRAGERVAAGVRRYWSRRGDAYQQLAKVEFDVMKHQHDRRKQEDLLRETEELTRKLLESIFSAARKQPASASATAVEGGVVDCSANGMHHRTPEAPLRETTPPLFPVTAPSHASFWDKVGDDDAAPIEAALSLLDTEGGQRPLRHYQRSALRWMVHLYENNLNGILADEMGLGKTVQTIALLCYFAEYHNDWGPHLIVVPTTVVLNWKAELERWSPGLKVLTYIGSTKERHLLRKGWTSEDAFHVCVTSYNLVVQDRKAFRRRPWGFLVLDEAHHVKNFMSLKWQSLFDLQAEYRLLLTGTPLQNSIMELWSLFHFLLPFASAFRSNAEFKEWFSNPMDEMITGRSTLNEDIVRRLQALIRPFMLRRLKKDVETQLPTKTEKVVLCHLSRRQRSLYDDYMQLAETRQKLRGGGGAGGVLSVLLALRKVCDHPDLFEERPTTSPLVLSYDAVVEQRVPREALLLDNDDRGRWRFPCFHVLDVNDDGGRVNSTQGQTEVSGSDWAVCERERRSDLFLSGTGAPAPWWLFLTHVERPDAPSEDAMASFAKRFSPTFLEGPLRRRREPAPDASQLCNCSAALKAAFFSVLAQARQQCRSRHHHTTAAQWQRYHAIQTARNTYVPPTCRLSLRQTVLAQRHPSLCPSIAVRAAALLPVLERVCVYVPAVLAAHPPRLQWSLPIPHPGPFEALSREGCAPLIGAVAKAQDAAQCGRAPPRRRYDAAFFLQEMWPIQVRRSFLFPDKRLLIHDCGKLQFLETALKKMRDEGHRMLIFTQFVHMLNILERFLALIGIVYTRLDGSTKAELRQQYVDRFNADPRITCMILSTRSGGIGLNLTGADTVIFYDSDWNPTIDLQAQDRCHRIGQTRPVTIYRLISEHTVEESILEKARERKKLNNVVIRGGQFHTIAGVSGQYDDSAAAFAALSNPVNLRSFFHDLDEDATVASAPSAVLIDASDSAGAASSRLDVLEAMADVEDAEDRAAGQELQREIAAHAAEEAKGGGDDDSSGLHHQGGTLYSCSEREKELGPSAACVVNEDAKWQTRLPNSFLDALLLPSTRLGSGAAFHGSEGSSVDSVSSAQSSSAAALLLAVRKRQREIATKAHAPVDQFLAFQYARCHRADAEERYNALVLSYGPHVNESVGDDADLEKARMGLFQPRFRVEYRLGP, encoded by the coding sequence ATGGACGACGTGAAGAAAGACGATGATTGCTCAACTCTCCGTGCGCTGGTGTCATCGACCAGCGAGCTACACCcaggtggtggtgcgaaCAGAGATGACGACGACATGTCAGAGCTAGTACCGCTTCTtcagcgcagccgctcacAGCGATTTCCTCCGCCGTCTTTTGCGCTCGCTcccgcggtgccgctgcctctgtgGCAGCGTGTagccctctcctctctgcaGTCGCGTGAGGCGTCGCTCCTGTCGCAGCGCAAGTTCAGGCACATTCGCCAATCCCTCGTCCGAGACCTCGGCCGTTACCACGTGGAGCTTCAAGAGCgcgcggagaagcagcgccagcagcagcgtgaggCGCGAGTACGCGCTGGCGAGCGCGTTGCGGCCGGGGTGCGCAGGTACTGGTCCAGGCGTGGCGACGCGTACCAGCAGCTGGCAAAGGTGGAGTTCGATGTTATGAAGCACCAGCACGACCGCCGCAAGCAGGAGGACCTACTGCGCGAAACGGAGGAGCTGACGCGCAAGCTCCTCGAGAGCATTTTCAGCGCCGCCCGCAAACAGCCAGCCTCCGCATCTGCAACCGCCGTGGAAGGTGGGGTCGTCGACTGCAGTGCTAATGGAATGCACCACCGCACCCCCGAAGCGCCTCTTCGGGAGACTACGCCGCCCTTGTTCCCGGTGACCGCGCCGTCACACGCGTCCTTCTGGGACAaggtcggcgacgacgacgccgccccGATCGAGGCGGCGCTTTCGCTGCTGGACACGGAGGGCGGACAGCGACCGCTGCGGCATTATCAGCGCTCCGCCCTACGATGGATGGTTCACTTGTACGAAAACAACCTCAACGGCATCCTCGCTGACGAGATGGGGCTGGGCAAGACAGTGCAGACCATTGCACTCCTCTGCTACTTCGCCGAATACCACAATGACTGGGGGCCACACCTGATTGTGGTGCCGACGACTGTCGTGCTGAACTGgaaggcggagctggagcggtgGTCACCGGGGCTCAAGGTGCTCACGTACATCGGGTCCACCAAGGagcgccacctgctgcgcaaAGGGTGGACAAGCGAGGACGCCtttcatgtgtgtgtgacttCGTACAACTTGGTCGTGCAGGACCGTAAGGCGTTTCGCCGCCGTCCGTGGGGGTTTCTCGTCCTCGACGAAGCCCATCACGTCAAGAACTTCATGAGCCTAAAGTGGCAGTCGCTCTTTGATCTGCAGGCAGAGTACCGCCTATTGCTAACCGGCACCCCGCTGCAAAACTCGATCATGGAGCTCTGGTCCCTCTTCCACTTCCTGCTCCCCTTCGCCTCGGCGTTTCGCTCCAACGCGGAGTTCAAGGAATGGTTCAGCAATCCGATGGACGAGATGATAACGGGACGGTCGACGTTGAATGAGGACATCGTGCGGCGTCTGCAGGCCCTCATTCGGCCATTcatgctgcggcggctcaAGAAAGATGTTGAGACGCAACTACCTACCAAGACGGAGAAGGTCGTACTCTGCCACCTCTCACGTCGTCAGCGTTCCCTGTACGACGACTACATGCAACTCGCCGAAACACGGCAAAAgctgcgtggtggcggcggcgctggcggcgtgcTGAGCGTGCTACTGGCGTTGCGCAAGGTGTGCGACCACCCTGACCTCTTCGAGGAGCGACCCACCACCTCTCCACTGGTTCTCAGCTACGACGCCGTCGTTGAACAGCGGGTGCCGCGTGAGGCACTACTCCTAGACAACGATGACCGAGGCCGATGGCGTTTTCCGTGCTTCCACGTGCTTGATGTaaacgacgacggcggtaGGGTGAACAGCACGCAAGGGCAGACAGAGGTGTCAGGCTCGGACTGGGCCGTCtgcgagcgcgagcgccgaTCAGATCTGTTTCTCTCTGGTACTGGAGCACCCGCGCCGTGGTGGCTCTTTCTCACCCACGTAGAGCGACCTGATGCGCCGTCGGAGGATGCAATGGCGTCGTTTGCGAAGCGCTTCAGCCCCACCTTCCTCGAAGGACCGTTAAGGCGCCGACGCGAGCCGGCACCGGATGCTTCTCAACTGTGCAACTGTAGCGCTGCCCTGAAAGCGGCCTTTTTTAGCGTCTTGGCACAGGCCAGACAACAGTGCCGCTCGCGACACCACCACACCACGGCCGCGCAGTGGCAGCGCTACCACGCTATTCAGACAGCGCGGAACACATATGTGCCACCTACGTGTCGGCTGTCGCTTCGACAAACCGTCTtagcgcagcggcacccgtctctctgcccctccatcgccgtgcgcgccgctgccctccttcCTGTGCTCGAgcgagtgtgcgtgtacgtCCCGGCAGTGTTGGCGGCGCACCCGCCGAGGCTGCAGTGGTCGCTTCCGATTCCTCACCCCGGCCCGTTCGAGGCTCTCAGCCGTGAAGGGTGCGCGCCTCTGATCGGAGCCGTTGCCAAGGCTCAGGATGCCGCTCAGTGTggccgcgcgccgcctcggcggcgatACGATGCCGCCTTTTTCCTGCAGGAGATGTGGCCCATAcaggtgcggcgcagctttCTTTTCCCCGACAAGCGTCTCCTCATCCACGACTGCGGCAAACTGCAGTTTCTCGAAACAGCGCTGAAGAAGATGCGAGACGAGGGGCACCGCATGCTCATTTTTACCCAGTTTGTGCACATGCTGAACATCCTCGAGCGTTTTCTTGCCTTGATCGGGATCGTGTACACGCGCCTGGATGGCTCCACaaaggcggagctgcggcagcagtacGTCGACCGCTTCAACGCCGACCCGCGCATCACGTGCATGATTCTCTCCACGCGCTCTGGTGGCATTGGCCTCAACCtcaccggcgccgacacCGTCATCTTTTACGACAGCGACTGGAACCCAACCATTGATCTACAGGCACAGGACCGATGCCACCGGATCGGGCAGACTCGCCCGGTCACCATCTACCGCCTCATCAGCGAGCACACCGTCGAGGAGAGCATCCTGGAGAAGGCGCGAGAGCGAAAGAAACTGAACAACGTCGTCATTCGGGGCGGCCAATTTCACACGATTGCTGGAGTCAGCGGGCAGTAtgacgacagcgccgccgccttcgctgcACTTTCGAACCCGGTGAACCTGCGCAGCTTCTTTCACGACCTCGATGAGGACGCCACGGTGGCATCCGCGCCCTCTGCGGTTCTCATCGATgccagcgacagcgctggtgcggcaTCATCGCGACTGGACGTTCTTGAGGCGATGGCAGACGTCGAGGATGCGGAGGATCGCGCCGCGGGCcaagagctgcagcgcgagatCGCTGCCCATGCGGCGGAGGAAGCGAAGgggggcggcgacgatgactCCAGCGGACTGCATCACCAGGGCGGCACCTTGTACAGCTGTTctgaaagagagaaggagcttGGCCCGTCTGCTGCGTGTGTCGTCAACGAAGACGCCAAGTGGCAGACGCGGCTGCCGAACTCGTTTCTTGATGCGCTGTTGTTGCCGTCCACCCGCCTCGGGAGCGGCGCAGCCTTCCACGGAAGCGAGGGCAGTTCCGTTGACTCCGTGTCCTCCGCCCAAAGCTCgtcggccgctgcgcttcttctcgCGGTGCGGAAACGGCAGCGCGAGATCGCCACCAAGGCGCACGCCCCTGTGGATCAGTTTCTTGCCTTTCAGTATGcacgctgccaccgcgcagacgccgaggAAAGGTATAACGCGTTGGTTTTGTCGTACGGGCCGCACGTGAACGAGAGCGTCGGTGACGACGCCGACCTCGAGAAGGCGCGCATGGGCCTCTTTCAGCCGCGATTCCGTGTGGAGTACCGGCTAGGCCCCTGA